From Pelagicoccus sp. SDUM812003, a single genomic window includes:
- the secA gene encoding preprotein translocase subunit SecA, protein MLSSIFKKFAGRSNKKWLKACEPLVAKINELEVSYQSLSDDELKAHTQAFRERVDNGETLEDLLPEAFATVKNAARRLMGTTAMVCGREQTWDMIHYDVQLIGGMALHQGRIAEMATGEGKTLVSTLPIYLNAMASRNVQLVTVNEYLAQRDSEWMGHLFKYLGLTVGCIKNQMPPPVKREMYACDVTYGTSSEFGFDYLRDNGMAHTKEEQVQRDHFYVIIDEVDSILVDEARTPLIISGPAPIQREQPYTKMKAGIERLVNAQNKYCNTLISEVKADLEKENADHWDLGLKMLQVKLGMPKNKQLLRLLEQGEYRKLLDKTDLEMHSDMNKEKLFSLKEDLFFVIDEKQRSADLTEKGRSELRPDDPDAFMLPDLATRFSELDKDDSLSAEEKDAIKLKEQEKLEVVGEDIHAISQLLRAYALYEKDVEYVVQEGKVVIVDENTGRVMPGRRWGDGLHQAVEAKENVTIERETRTYATITVQNYFRLYDKLAGMTGTAETEATEFHDIYKLGVAVIPTNKPCIRIDENDVIYKSRREKYNAVVDEVEAAHKKGQPVLVGTVSVEASELVGRMLRRKNIPHNVLNAKFHQQEAEIVARAGIKGAVTIATNMAGRGTDIKLGEGVKEVGGLLVLGTERHESRRIDRQLRGRCSRQGDPGRSKFYISLEDDLMRLFANSGFMAKVLHGSMVEGEPLEHALLNRSIETAQKKVEESNYSVRKRLLQYDDVLNKQREIIYGIRNDALHSDAPLDAIFDLIEEEVAERLEESGSDLSVFVTWVNSHFPIGLAEEDLAGKGFEEQSGVVLDKIREAYRIKKTAENEDALAHLERFVLLSAIDGRWQEHLTEMEDLRRNVGLRSYGQKDPLNEYKNEAYTYFEELMKNVRLQVCSRLFRTATNVAAIENVKMMLARQAVAEGGGAGSSPSLGVSAGAKAKKEVKLPKVSVKRNLPKVGRNDPCPCGSGKKFKQCCGR, encoded by the coding sequence ATGCTCTCTTCAATTTTCAAGAAATTCGCAGGTCGCTCCAACAAGAAGTGGCTCAAAGCGTGCGAACCCCTCGTCGCCAAAATCAATGAGCTCGAAGTCTCCTACCAGTCGCTAAGTGACGACGAATTGAAGGCCCACACCCAAGCGTTTCGCGAGCGCGTCGACAACGGCGAGACCTTGGAGGATCTGCTCCCGGAGGCCTTCGCCACCGTTAAGAACGCCGCCCGCCGCCTGATGGGCACAACCGCCATGGTTTGCGGCCGCGAGCAGACTTGGGACATGATCCACTACGACGTGCAGCTCATCGGCGGCATGGCTCTGCATCAGGGACGCATCGCGGAAATGGCCACTGGCGAGGGTAAGACGCTGGTTTCCACCTTGCCCATCTACCTCAATGCCATGGCGAGCCGCAATGTGCAGCTGGTGACGGTCAACGAATACCTGGCTCAGCGCGACTCCGAGTGGATGGGGCATCTCTTCAAGTATTTGGGCCTGACCGTCGGGTGTATCAAAAACCAGATGCCGCCCCCGGTGAAGCGTGAGATGTACGCTTGCGACGTCACCTACGGCACCTCTTCGGAATTCGGTTTCGACTACCTGCGCGACAACGGCATGGCTCACACCAAGGAAGAGCAGGTGCAGCGCGACCATTTTTATGTGATCATCGACGAAGTGGACTCCATCCTGGTGGACGAGGCCCGCACGCCGCTGATCATCTCCGGCCCTGCCCCCATCCAGCGCGAGCAGCCCTACACCAAGATGAAGGCGGGCATCGAGCGCCTGGTGAACGCTCAGAACAAGTATTGCAACACCCTCATTTCAGAGGTGAAGGCGGATCTTGAAAAGGAGAACGCCGACCACTGGGACCTGGGACTGAAGATGCTGCAGGTGAAGCTCGGCATGCCCAAGAATAAGCAGCTGCTGCGGCTTCTGGAGCAGGGAGAGTATCGCAAGTTGCTCGACAAGACTGACTTGGAAATGCATAGCGACATGAACAAGGAGAAGCTCTTCAGCCTCAAGGAAGACCTTTTCTTTGTCATCGACGAGAAGCAGCGTTCCGCGGATCTGACCGAAAAAGGTCGCTCCGAGCTGCGTCCTGACGACCCGGACGCCTTCATGCTGCCCGATTTGGCGACTCGTTTCAGCGAGTTGGACAAGGATGACTCGCTCAGCGCTGAAGAGAAGGACGCCATCAAGCTCAAGGAGCAGGAAAAGCTCGAAGTGGTGGGCGAAGACATTCACGCCATTTCTCAGCTGCTGCGGGCCTACGCCCTTTACGAAAAGGATGTGGAATACGTGGTGCAGGAAGGAAAGGTGGTCATCGTCGACGAGAATACCGGTCGCGTGATGCCGGGACGTCGCTGGGGCGACGGGCTGCATCAAGCGGTGGAGGCCAAGGAAAACGTCACCATCGAGCGCGAGACGCGCACCTACGCCACCATCACGGTGCAAAACTATTTCCGACTCTACGATAAGCTCGCCGGCATGACCGGCACCGCCGAAACCGAGGCGACCGAGTTTCATGATATCTACAAGCTCGGCGTGGCGGTTATCCCGACCAACAAGCCCTGCATTCGCATCGACGAGAACGATGTCATCTACAAGTCCCGCCGAGAGAAGTACAACGCGGTGGTGGACGAGGTGGAAGCCGCCCATAAGAAGGGTCAGCCTGTGCTGGTGGGCACGGTGTCGGTGGAAGCTTCCGAGCTCGTCGGACGCATGCTGCGCCGCAAGAACATCCCGCACAACGTGTTGAACGCAAAGTTTCACCAGCAGGAAGCGGAGATCGTCGCCCGGGCAGGGATCAAAGGCGCCGTGACCATCGCCACCAACATGGCAGGCCGTGGTACCGACATCAAGCTGGGCGAAGGCGTGAAGGAGGTGGGCGGCTTGCTGGTGCTCGGCACCGAGCGCCACGAATCGCGTCGCATCGACCGCCAGCTGCGCGGCCGCTGCTCTCGTCAAGGCGACCCGGGCCGTTCGAAGTTCTACATCTCGCTGGAAGACGACTTGATGCGTCTTTTCGCCAATTCCGGTTTCATGGCCAAGGTGCTGCACGGCTCCATGGTCGAAGGCGAGCCGTTGGAGCACGCCTTGCTGAATCGTTCCATCGAGACCGCTCAAAAGAAGGTAGAGGAGAGCAACTACTCCGTGCGCAAGCGCCTCCTCCAGTACGACGACGTGCTGAACAAGCAGCGAGAGATCATTTATGGGATCCGCAACGACGCGCTGCATAGCGACGCCCCATTGGACGCCATCTTTGATCTGATCGAGGAAGAGGTGGCGGAGCGTTTGGAGGAAAGCGGATCGGATCTCTCCGTATTCGTGACCTGGGTGAATTCGCATTTTCCCATTGGCCTCGCTGAAGAGGACCTAGCCGGCAAGGGCTTCGAAGAGCAAAGCGGCGTCGTCCTGGACAAGATTCGGGAAGCCTACCGCATCAAGAAGACCGCGGAAAACGAGGACGCCTTGGCCCACCTCGAGCGCTTCGTGCTGCTCAGCGCCATCGATGGCCGCTGGCAGGAGCACCTGACGGAAATGGAGGACCTGCGCCGCAACGTGGGCCTGCGCAGCTACGGACAGAAGGATCCGCTCAACGAGTACAAGAACGAGGCCTACACCTACTTCGAGGAGCTCATGAAGAACGTGCGTCTTCAGGTCTGCTCGCGTCTCTTCCGCACCGCCACCAACGTGGCGGCCATCGAAAACGTGAAGATGATGCTCGCCCGCCAGGCGGTGGCCGAGGGAGGAGGCGCTGGTTCCTCGCCGTCTCTTGGCGTCTCAGCTGGGGCCAAAGCGAAGAAGGAGGTCAAGCTCCCCAAGGTCTCGGTGAAGCGAAATCTGCCAAAGGTCGGCCGAAACGATCCCTGTCCTTGCGGGAGCGGCAAGAAGTTCAAGCAGTGCTGCGGCCGATGA
- a CDS encoding TIGR02597 family protein: MNIKVPSYLKRLATLALASAPFAGPQLQAEEVYSQIVGAIALDIPADSDVVVSFPFKQSSSYGGRVHSVSGAELDVGDGVSILSSGDFDAVGGQATHYVLVEDGSLEGRHFDIVSNTDQKITLDTSENLSGLDQAIITVREHWTLGEAFPNGIGSNAVFEASGPQVQLLVPEEVKVGGGFDVASLYYFYQGAWRAVGEKLDLEANGANSNDDVIAPGASVMVRNNSMDDIRTYFFGEVVTSPIAIPIESSSSDVVDNYVSVSRPLGLTLAEFGLSAGGAFTASTSLAEVDRGDLLLVYSYTESGKNKTADQYFLYNNEWYLAGGDGTPVSDTVIKAGQGVVIRKKAGEDGVNYWTNNWSLDS; encoded by the coding sequence ATGAACATAAAGGTGCCTTCATACTTAAAACGCTTGGCGACCTTGGCTCTTGCCTCTGCCCCGTTCGCGGGTCCGCAACTTCAGGCGGAAGAAGTCTATTCTCAGATCGTCGGAGCTATTGCGTTGGATATCCCCGCTGATTCCGACGTGGTCGTCTCATTTCCTTTCAAGCAATCATCGAGCTATGGGGGCCGCGTTCACAGCGTTTCTGGCGCCGAGCTCGATGTCGGAGACGGGGTTTCGATCCTTTCTTCTGGCGACTTCGATGCCGTCGGTGGCCAAGCGACGCACTATGTGCTCGTGGAAGACGGTAGTCTCGAGGGGCGTCACTTCGATATCGTATCCAACACCGACCAGAAGATCACCCTGGATACCTCGGAGAACCTGAGCGGCCTCGACCAGGCCATCATCACGGTTCGCGAGCATTGGACGCTTGGCGAAGCGTTCCCCAACGGGATCGGCTCCAACGCCGTCTTCGAGGCGAGCGGTCCTCAGGTTCAGTTGCTGGTGCCCGAGGAGGTGAAGGTTGGCGGCGGCTTCGACGTGGCAAGTCTCTATTACTTCTACCAAGGCGCGTGGCGAGCGGTCGGCGAAAAGCTGGATCTCGAAGCGAACGGCGCCAACTCGAACGATGACGTGATTGCCCCAGGGGCGTCGGTCATGGTGCGCAACAACAGCATGGACGACATTCGCACGTACTTCTTCGGCGAAGTGGTCACCTCCCCAATCGCCATTCCGATCGAGTCCTCCTCTTCGGACGTCGTCGACAACTACGTCAGCGTCTCTCGTCCGCTCGGATTGACTCTGGCCGAGTTCGGTCTCTCCGCTGGCGGCGCCTTCACGGCTTCCACCAGTTTGGCGGAAGTTGATCGAGGGGACCTGCTGCTGGTTTACTCCTACACCGAGAGCGGCAAGAACAAGACCGCTGACCAGTACTTTTTGTACAACAACGAGTGGTACCTCGCCGGAGGCGATGGAACGCCAGTGAGCGATACCGTCATCAAGGCAGGCCAGGGCGTGGTCATTCGAAAGAAGGCCGGCGAAGATGGCGTTAACTACTGGACAAACAACTGGAGCCTCGACTCATGA
- a CDS encoding fibronectin type III domain-containing protein translates to MKTLAALTIGTGLLASSAFGAVSFNLYVDAIAESDGSTLISDEGLLVLVVDTGSDGFSLPSAGSLVNGNDEIVTYWDLAEEGVGDAYISLASDLVEWQAGWTEGSDLALFWFPDLSKDNMTPTADTAYGVFSDAAGLTSGDGWELPSDGEIMHRLAMFTTAATKFSSLASLPADVGVTSYAVSNPPSTTAPSVPSVDVVNGGGKSTLTWTSTGTTGGYIVQRKKGDGAWETIGFASAGTTSYEDTDVKPGREYDYRLYSVGAFAVALQDELPVITSERSIFANISSRASVNNDDGIRAYELLNVGAQLQGNDPTKRIMALGFGPYNNEKNDRTTWVSDTFLEYEFGGDIIAYNDNWMQDPENAGQVDPDAEAILATMGAVGAPVFFQDDPDNNYVSRDSAILEDVPVNTPVLFRATSLDDSGFIAVGLFDGEYEAPIHDNRIVNLSTRGYLEEDGIFNGGVIITGTVPKEVLVVAAGPYLRDGRGANANFVLQNPQLRVQRTAVPGNPIILYNDQWDVQDGVADPDNGLLAVETDMDRLTAVLEAKNFDTTHMSLDAAALLTLEPGNYLFRVFAEDDGTSRPDGFAQIALWEIEMD, encoded by the coding sequence ATGAAAACTTTAGCAGCACTTACAATCGGCACAGGGCTTCTTGCCAGCTCCGCGTTCGGAGCCGTCTCATTCAATCTTTACGTTGACGCGATCGCGGAAAGCGATGGTTCGACGTTGATAAGCGATGAAGGCTTGCTCGTTCTGGTGGTAGATACCGGGAGCGATGGATTCTCTCTTCCCAGCGCAGGCAGTCTGGTGAACGGCAACGATGAGATCGTTACCTACTGGGACTTGGCGGAGGAAGGCGTGGGCGATGCCTACATTTCCTTGGCGTCGGACCTCGTTGAGTGGCAAGCTGGCTGGACTGAAGGCAGCGACCTCGCTCTTTTCTGGTTCCCCGATCTGAGCAAGGACAACATGACGCCTACTGCGGACACGGCCTATGGCGTGTTTTCGGATGCGGCTGGTTTGACTAGCGGCGATGGCTGGGAACTGCCCTCGGACGGAGAGATCATGCACCGCTTGGCGATGTTCACCACTGCGGCGACCAAGTTCTCCTCCCTCGCGTCGCTTCCAGCGGATGTTGGCGTGACCTCCTACGCGGTGAGCAATCCGCCGTCGACGACGGCACCATCGGTGCCAAGCGTCGATGTGGTCAATGGGGGTGGCAAAAGCACTTTGACCTGGACCTCCACCGGAACGACGGGTGGATACATCGTTCAGCGTAAGAAAGGCGATGGCGCCTGGGAAACGATCGGTTTCGCCTCTGCTGGTACCACCAGCTACGAGGACACCGACGTGAAGCCGGGTCGCGAATACGATTATCGTCTCTATTCCGTAGGAGCCTTCGCCGTCGCTCTGCAGGACGAGCTGCCGGTAATCACCTCCGAACGCTCCATTTTCGCTAACATCTCTTCCCGTGCCTCCGTGAACAACGATGACGGGATCCGTGCTTACGAGCTCCTCAACGTTGGCGCTCAGCTTCAGGGCAACGATCCTACCAAGCGCATCATGGCGCTGGGATTCGGTCCGTACAACAATGAGAAGAACGACCGTACCACCTGGGTGTCGGATACCTTCCTCGAGTATGAATTTGGAGGCGACATCATCGCTTACAATGACAACTGGATGCAAGATCCGGAGAACGCTGGTCAAGTTGACCCCGACGCGGAAGCGATCCTCGCTACCATGGGCGCTGTGGGAGCTCCCGTCTTCTTCCAGGACGATCCGGATAACAACTACGTTTCTCGCGACTCGGCTATTTTGGAAGATGTACCCGTCAACACACCGGTTCTGTTCAGAGCGACCTCGCTCGATGACAGTGGATTCATCGCGGTGGGACTGTTCGATGGCGAGTACGAAGCTCCCATTCATGACAATCGCATCGTGAACCTATCCACTCGTGGGTACCTCGAAGAAGACGGTATCTTCAACGGTGGTGTGATCATCACGGGAACCGTTCCCAAGGAAGTGCTCGTTGTCGCGGCGGGCCCATACCTGCGAGACGGACGTGGCGCTAACGCGAACTTCGTGCTCCAGAACCCTCAACTGCGTGTTCAGAGAACCGCGGTCCCTGGCAACCCGATCATTCTCTACAACGACCAGTGGGATGTTCAGGACGGAGTGGCAGATCCGGACAACGGATTGCTGGCAGTGGAAACGGATATGGATCGTTTGACGGCGGTTCTCGAAGCCAAGAACTTCGATACCACCCACATGAGTCTGGACGCTGCGGCCTTGCTCACGCTGGAGCCTGGAAACTACCTGTTCCGCGTTTTCGCTGAAGACGATGGAACGAGCCGACCGGATGGCTTCGCTCAGATCGCCCTTTGGGAGATCGAGATGGACTAG
- a CDS encoding MBOAT family O-acyltransferase, producing the protein MLFNTPLYLFVFLPICFFGFVLAKRHPQRTFALSWLLLASLVFYAYWNPPYLALLVGTILFNFAAAKYFIAGNFGPRSRKAALCLGIIANLLPLFFYKYVDFALQIVSSQASPSFSLASAVLPLAISFFTFQQIAYLIDTYKSGSAEESLLHYALFVSFFPQLIAGPIVHHSEISPQLRGFAKARITLHSVSHGMALIGIGLFKKSVLADSLSLVVDSGYNNALSLSATDAWICAIGFTFQIYYDFSGYTDIARGSARLFNIDLPINFDSPYKSLSISKFWKHWHITLSRWFFKYLYIPLGGNRNGFSRASINILIVFALSGLWHGAGWTFIIWGVAHGLAVLVNKAWEKAKTPLPGLLAWPLTFGFLCLTWVFFRSPDVATALTMIAKMIGLEDSGSSVSFHSELASQSVYFLYHSNFITNTTELIPLEAFFAVAALTFLLPSSHSLGAKLAYLDRRSPSVFLSAAVVIGLTLGIAITFMLANKGSSFIYFNF; encoded by the coding sequence ATGCTTTTCAACACGCCGCTCTACCTTTTCGTTTTCCTCCCGATTTGCTTCTTCGGGTTCGTTCTAGCGAAGCGTCATCCCCAAAGGACTTTTGCCCTTTCCTGGCTCCTGCTCGCCTCCCTCGTTTTCTACGCCTACTGGAACCCGCCCTACCTCGCCCTTCTGGTCGGAACGATTCTTTTCAATTTCGCCGCAGCGAAATACTTCATAGCTGGAAATTTTGGACCGCGATCCAGAAAGGCCGCGCTTTGCCTCGGCATCATAGCCAACCTGCTCCCGCTGTTCTTCTACAAGTACGTCGACTTCGCTTTGCAAATCGTATCGAGCCAAGCTTCGCCAAGCTTTTCCTTAGCATCGGCCGTGCTCCCACTGGCGATCAGCTTTTTCACCTTTCAGCAAATCGCGTATTTGATAGACACCTACAAAAGCGGATCCGCGGAAGAAAGTCTCCTGCACTACGCGCTGTTCGTCAGTTTCTTTCCTCAGCTGATAGCGGGTCCCATCGTCCACCATTCGGAAATTTCTCCTCAGCTTCGAGGCTTCGCAAAGGCTAGGATCACTCTTCATTCAGTGAGCCATGGGATGGCCTTGATCGGCATCGGACTATTCAAGAAATCGGTATTGGCAGACTCCCTTTCGCTCGTCGTCGATAGTGGATACAACAATGCTTTAAGCCTCAGCGCCACAGACGCCTGGATCTGCGCCATTGGTTTCACCTTTCAAATCTATTACGACTTTTCTGGATACACGGACATCGCCCGCGGAAGCGCCAGGCTTTTCAATATCGATCTCCCAATCAATTTCGATTCTCCCTATAAATCGCTATCGATTTCGAAATTCTGGAAGCATTGGCACATCACTCTATCTCGGTGGTTCTTCAAGTACCTCTACATCCCGCTGGGAGGAAACCGAAACGGATTCTCGCGAGCTTCGATAAACATCCTCATCGTCTTCGCTTTGAGCGGACTTTGGCATGGAGCGGGTTGGACGTTCATTATATGGGGCGTCGCCCACGGCTTGGCAGTCCTTGTAAACAAAGCATGGGAAAAGGCGAAAACGCCTCTACCCGGCCTTCTAGCATGGCCACTGACATTCGGATTTCTCTGTCTGACTTGGGTCTTCTTCCGCTCGCCCGACGTCGCCACAGCTCTAACGATGATCGCAAAAATGATCGGTCTGGAGGATTCCGGCTCTTCCGTTTCCTTCCACAGCGAACTCGCTTCCCAATCCGTCTATTTCCTCTACCATTCCAATTTCATCACCAATACGACCGAGCTCATTCCTCTCGAAGCTTTCTTCGCCGTCGCCGCGCTGACCTTTCTGCTTCCAAGCTCGCACTCGCTCGGAGCGAAACTTGCCTACCTAGATCGTCGCTCTCCCAGCGTCTTTCTTTCAGCTGCGGTCGTCATTGGACTGACGCTCGGAATCGCGATCACCTTCATGCTAGCGAACAAAGGAAGCAGCTTTATCTATTTCAACTTCTGA
- a CDS encoding sulfotransferase, producing the protein MSQTRQPFVIVTGMEHSGTTFLANLLKENAPCLNSGFECGILLSEESPRNFHRVKPFYEWLCMPLESGQWGLTSEQREWACDTDSWSEFYLRLSQCSPAIKSGQQILDKTPAYCYALESIMAKAPGCPVFLIHKDPKLLYLSYKKRQVPLDRFIARYRRYVSSVRSALANGSGDIHMVSHKNLCENPSDSIKTILSTLQLELPEQINVRLSSYHLPPLSPTYNYTHEEETANRKLDERETQALFELKEESTFAKGL; encoded by the coding sequence GTGAGCCAAACGCGACAGCCCTTCGTCATCGTCACCGGAATGGAGCACTCCGGAACCACCTTTTTGGCAAACCTGCTAAAGGAGAATGCTCCCTGCTTGAATAGCGGTTTCGAATGCGGCATCCTTCTTTCCGAAGAATCACCACGCAACTTTCACCGCGTGAAACCGTTTTACGAATGGCTCTGCATGCCTTTGGAGAGCGGCCAATGGGGACTGACGAGCGAGCAAAGAGAGTGGGCGTGCGACACCGACTCCTGGAGCGAATTCTATCTACGACTTTCCCAATGCAGTCCCGCAATCAAGAGCGGACAACAAATCCTGGATAAAACCCCAGCCTACTGCTACGCGCTTGAGTCGATTATGGCAAAAGCGCCTGGTTGCCCGGTTTTTCTGATCCACAAGGATCCCAAACTGCTGTACCTCTCCTACAAGAAGCGCCAAGTCCCGCTGGACCGATTCATCGCTCGCTACCGTCGCTACGTATCCTCGGTTAGAAGCGCCCTTGCGAATGGCAGTGGCGACATTCACATGGTGTCTCATAAAAACCTCTGCGAGAATCCCAGCGACAGCATAAAAACCATACTGTCGACCCTGCAGCTGGAGTTGCCTGAGCAGATCAACGTTAGACTGAGCAGCTACCACCTTCCCCCGTTGTCGCCAACATACAACTACACCCATGAGGAAGAGACTGCGAACCGGAAGCTGGACGAGCGGGAAACGCAGGCGCTCTTCGAGCTGAAAGAGGAATCCACCTTCGCCAAGGGACTTTGA